One window from the genome of Desulforamulus ruminis DSM 2154 encodes:
- a CDS encoding DUF7352 domain-containing protein, which yields MKRIFKYELEVAGFQVVNIQSEAILSVQEQNEKIVVYALVDTDLPPNKYEFGIIGTGHPITFDINKFCFLGTVKMYGGGLMFHVFYRKLE from the coding sequence ATGAAAAGAATTTTCAAATATGAATTGGAAGTTGCGGGTTTTCAAGTAGTAAACATCCAAAGTGAAGCTATACTAAGTGTTCAGGAACAAAATGAAAAAATTGTGGTTTATGCCTTAGTAGACACCGATCTACCTCCAAACAAATATGAATTTGGAATAATTGGTACTGGGCACCCGATTACATTTGATATAAATAAATTTTGTTTCCTGGGTACTGTAAAAATGTATGGCGGCGGTTTGATGTTTCACGTCTTTTATAGAAAACTAGAATAG